One region of Peribacillus simplex genomic DNA includes:
- a CDS encoding S-adenosylmethionine decarboxylase related protein: MDDNKKVITILGSAGGAAKSILSILNKSVIDKRDPIHHFISSCTLHLIDIKQKEEKYYHELFPQLKNHFVFHQLDLKDTKRFTKHLECTKTFCVIDLSRADTVETLDCCNALGVNYVNSAIEKTTIDDKEELSHGFPLIERIRHFEKYKDQFSNSTAIIGSGMNPGVVQWMAVELLKKDSGERPLGCYIVEHDNYFFKDKAKAKKDVIYTTWSPEGFLDEAISSYPMFMNHHTPLFLYENVYDVEFKVTLGDKQFYGCLMPHEEVYSLGKLYDMEGGFLYKVNDHTTELIRSKLDDVDQLWDHEMKVLDPLEDELEGEDLVGVLIVYQEKEHYMYNVLENGEIFSKYKTNATYFQVACGIYAALSVLLMDRIPKGVYYVDELLLKTNNHYGQYLTYYMTNFVIGENKHSDGPLLHRMKRVNP, from the coding sequence ATGGATGATAACAAAAAAGTGATAACCATTTTAGGAAGTGCGGGAGGGGCCGCAAAATCAATACTTTCCATATTGAATAAATCAGTTATTGATAAAAGGGATCCAATCCATCATTTTATTTCCAGTTGTACTTTACATTTAATCGATATTAAACAAAAAGAAGAAAAATATTATCATGAATTATTTCCACAGCTAAAAAATCACTTTGTATTCCATCAACTTGATTTAAAAGATACAAAGAGGTTTACTAAGCATCTTGAATGCACAAAAACATTTTGTGTAATAGATCTATCACGGGCGGATACGGTTGAAACTCTAGATTGCTGTAATGCATTAGGTGTTAATTATGTTAATTCAGCTATAGAAAAAACAACGATTGACGATAAGGAAGAATTATCTCATGGATTTCCTTTAATTGAACGAATCAGGCATTTTGAAAAGTATAAAGATCAATTTTCAAATTCAACAGCCATCATTGGTTCGGGAATGAATCCAGGGGTGGTTCAATGGATGGCCGTTGAGCTGTTAAAGAAAGATTCAGGAGAACGTCCACTTGGCTGTTATATTGTAGAGCATGACAATTATTTTTTTAAGGACAAGGCGAAGGCAAAAAAGGACGTCATTTACACAACCTGGTCTCCCGAGGGCTTTCTGGACGAGGCTATTTCAAGCTATCCGATGTTTATGAACCACCATACACCGCTCTTTTTATATGAAAATGTTTATGATGTCGAATTTAAAGTCACTTTAGGGGACAAGCAGTTTTACGGTTGTTTAATGCCTCATGAAGAAGTATATTCTTTGGGCAAATTGTATGATATGGAAGGCGGCTTTTTATATAAGGTAAATGACCATACGACGGAGTTAATCCGCTCAAAACTGGATGACGTTGATCAATTATGGGACCATGAAATGAAGGTTCTCGATCCGCTTGAAGACGAACTTGAAGGGGAAGATCTAGTTGGTGTCCTTATTGTTTATCAAGAAAAGGAGCATTATATGTACAATGTATTAGAGAATGGCGAAATCTTTTCCAAATACAAAACCAATGCAACGTACTTTCAAGTGGCCTGCGGTATATATGCTGCCTTATCGGTGCTGCTAATGGATCGAATCCCCAAAGGAGTTTACTATGTGGATGAGTTATTGTTAAAAACCAATAATCATTATGGTCAATATTTGACCTATTATATGACGAATTTTGTAATAGGGGAAAATAAACATTCAGATGGTCCTTTACTTCACCGGATGAAAAGGGTGAACCCATAA
- a CDS encoding glycine C-acetyltransferase, whose translation MSSEILNRFLKENLEDLKDKGLYNVIDPVEGPNGPVITIAGRELINLSSNNYLGLATDRRLIEACIEATKTYGVGAGAVRTINGTLDIHVKLEEKLAEFKHTEAAIAYQSGFNCNMAAISGVMDKHDAILSDELNHASIIDGCRLSKAKIIPFVHSDMDDLRTKARQAKESGLFNKVMIITDGVFSMDGDIAKLPEIVEIAEEFDLITYVDDAHGSGVLGNGAGTVKHFGLSDRVDFQIGTLSKAIGVVGGYVAGKKDLIDWLKVRSRPFLFSTAVTPGAVAASIEAIDILMTSSDLQNKLWENSDYLKKGLKELGFDIGASETPITPCIIGDEAKTQQFSKRLNEEGVYAKSIVFPTVPKGTGRVRNMPTAAHTKEMLDRALAIYEKVGKEMSII comes from the coding sequence ATGTCAAGTGAAATATTAAATCGATTTTTGAAAGAAAATTTGGAAGATTTAAAAGATAAAGGACTTTACAACGTTATTGATCCGGTAGAAGGTCCAAACGGTCCGGTAATCACCATTGCGGGCAGAGAATTAATTAATTTATCATCAAATAACTATTTAGGTTTAGCAACAGATCGACGATTGATAGAGGCTTGCATAGAAGCAACGAAAACATATGGAGTCGGAGCCGGTGCCGTTCGTACGATCAACGGAACATTAGATATTCATGTTAAATTAGAAGAAAAGCTTGCTGAATTTAAACATACAGAAGCGGCCATTGCTTATCAATCGGGCTTTAATTGTAATATGGCTGCCATTTCAGGAGTGATGGATAAACATGATGCCATTCTTTCAGATGAACTGAATCATGCATCCATCATTGATGGATGTCGATTATCTAAAGCAAAGATTATTCCATTTGTCCATTCCGACATGGACGATTTACGAACAAAAGCGCGTCAAGCAAAAGAGTCCGGATTATTCAACAAAGTCATGATTATTACCGATGGAGTTTTCTCGATGGATGGGGATATTGCCAAGCTTCCTGAAATTGTGGAGATTGCAGAAGAGTTTGATTTAATTACTTATGTTGATGATGCACACGGTTCGGGGGTACTAGGCAATGGTGCAGGAACGGTAAAGCATTTCGGGTTATCGGATAGAGTGGATTTTCAAATTGGAACATTATCCAAAGCCATTGGTGTTGTAGGAGGCTATGTAGCAGGAAAGAAAGATTTAATTGATTGGTTAAAAGTGAGAAGCCGTCCATTTTTATTTTCAACGGCTGTCACACCGGGAGCAGTTGCAGCTAGTATAGAAGCCATTGATATTTTGATGACAAGCTCAGATCTTCAAAATAAGCTGTGGGAAAACAGTGATTACTTGAAAAAAGGCCTAAAAGAATTAGGGTTTGATATCGGAGCGAGCGAAACACCGATTACGCCTTGCATTATAGGTGATGAAGCAAAAACGCAGCAATTCTCAAAGAGGCTGAATGAAGAAGGCGTATATGCTAAATCCATCGTATTTCCTACCGTTCCAAAAGGAACAGGAAGAGTGCGGAATATGCCCACTGCTGCTCATACAAAAGAGATGCTGGATCGTGCATTAGCGATTTATGAAAAAGTAGGAAAAGAAATGTCGATCATTTAA
- a CDS encoding L-threonine 3-dehydrogenase, producing the protein MKKVLVTGALGQIGSELTLKMREIYGSDNIIATDIRKTDSDVAQSGPFEILDVTDEKAMFKMAKKHEVDTIIHLAALLSATAEKKPLLAWHLNMGGLVNALESARELDCQLFTPSSIGAFGPSTPKDWTPQDSIQRPNTMYGVNKVSGELLCDYYHHKFGVDTRGLRFPGLISYVTPPGGGTTDYAVEIYYEAIKNKRYTSYIDKGTYMDMMYMPDALAAIITLMEADASKLKHRNSFNVSAMSFDPEQIAAEIKRHIPEFVMNYDVDPVRQSIADSWPNTIDSTCAKEEWGFKAEYDLEKMTNDMLVKLKLRSLLVTA; encoded by the coding sequence ATGAAAAAGGTCTTAGTAACGGGTGCTTTAGGTCAAATTGGTTCAGAACTGACGCTGAAAATGAGAGAGATCTATGGATCTGACAATATCATTGCAACAGATATTCGAAAAACGGACAGCGATGTTGCCCAATCAGGCCCATTTGAGATTTTAGATGTTACAGATGAAAAAGCGATGTTTAAGATGGCAAAAAAGCATGAAGTGGATACGATTATACATTTAGCTGCTTTATTGTCAGCAACAGCTGAAAAGAAGCCTCTTTTAGCTTGGCATTTAAACATGGGCGGATTGGTCAATGCTTTGGAATCGGCACGAGAACTTGATTGCCAGTTATTCACACCTAGTTCTATTGGTGCGTTTGGTCCATCGACTCCTAAAGATTGGACACCGCAAGACAGCATTCAACGGCCGAATACGATGTACGGAGTGAATAAGGTATCCGGGGAGTTATTATGTGATTATTACCATCATAAATTTGGGGTTGATACGAGAGGTCTTCGATTCCCGGGATTGATTTCGTATGTTACACCTCCTGGCGGTGGAACTACCGACTATGCAGTTGAAATTTACTATGAAGCGATTAAAAACAAGCGATATACTTCTTACATTGATAAGGGAACGTATATGGATATGATGTATATGCCTGACGCTTTAGCTGCCATCATTACGCTAATGGAGGCAGATGCTTCAAAATTAAAACATCGGAATTCTTTCAATGTGTCTGCCATGAGCTTTGATCCGGAGCAAATTGCAGCCGAGATTAAAAGGCATATTCCGGAATTTGTCATGAATTATGACGTCGATCCTGTAAGACAATCCATTGCCGATAGCTGGCCAAATACAATAGATTCAACTTGTGCAAAGGAAGAGTGGGGATTTAAGGCGGAATATGATTTGGAGAAAATGACGAATGACATGTTGGTGAAACTGAAATTAAGGTCACTTTTAGTAACCGCATAA
- a CDS encoding amino acid permease has product MANKDLNRDLKGRHIQMIALGGTIGVGLFMGSASTIQWTGPSVMLAYAISGIFIFLIMRAMGEMLYLEPSTGSFATFGYKYIHPLAGYMTAWSNWFQWVIVGMAEIIAVGTYMQYWYPDLPAWIPGLIAMVILGAANLISVKSFGEIEFWFALIKIITIILMIVAGFGLIFFGIGNGGEALGLSNLWEHGGLFTGGWKGFFFALSLVVAAYQGVELIGITAGEAKDPQKTITKAIQSTIWRILIFYIGAIFIIVTVYPWDQLSAIGSPFVATFAKVGITAAAGIINFVVITAAMSGCNSGIYSAGRMLYTLGMNGQAPKFFAKVSNSGVPLFGTFGVIVGLAIGVVLSYIAPENLFVHVYSASVLPGMIPWFVILISQIQFRKVKKAEMDNHPFKMPFAPVTNYLTIAFLIMVLIGMWFNDDTRISLMVGIGFLAIVVISYFAFGIGKRVQADVQTDPQTEDKVINL; this is encoded by the coding sequence ATGGCAAACAAAGATTTGAATAGGGACTTGAAAGGCCGTCATATTCAGATGATCGCTTTGGGCGGTACGATTGGTGTTGGTCTTTTCATGGGTTCAGCCAGCACAATCCAATGGACAGGTCCGTCTGTAATGTTAGCTTATGCAATCTCAGGGATTTTTATATTTTTGATTATGCGTGCCATGGGGGAAATGCTGTATTTAGAGCCAAGTACAGGTTCATTTGCAACATTTGGTTATAAGTACATTCATCCATTGGCAGGGTATATGACTGCTTGGAGTAACTGGTTCCAGTGGGTTATTGTCGGGATGGCAGAAATTATTGCAGTTGGAACGTACATGCAGTATTGGTACCCGGATCTCCCTGCTTGGATTCCAGGCTTAATCGCAATGGTCATTCTTGGGGCAGCAAACTTAATTTCCGTTAAGTCCTTTGGTGAAATTGAATTTTGGTTTGCACTGATAAAAATCATAACGATTATATTAATGATCGTTGCAGGATTTGGACTTATTTTCTTTGGCATCGGTAACGGGGGAGAAGCATTAGGGTTATCAAATCTTTGGGAACATGGTGGTTTATTTACAGGTGGTTGGAAGGGTTTCTTCTTTGCACTATCACTAGTTGTTGCTGCTTATCAAGGTGTAGAACTAATAGGGATTACAGCTGGTGAAGCAAAAGATCCGCAAAAAACGATAACCAAAGCGATTCAAAGTACCATTTGGCGTATTTTAATTTTCTATATCGGTGCGATTTTCATTATTGTAACCGTTTACCCTTGGGATCAATTAAGTGCGATTGGCAGTCCATTTGTTGCCACTTTTGCGAAAGTTGGTATCACGGCAGCAGCTGGAATCATTAATTTTGTCGTAATCACGGCTGCTATGTCTGGCTGCAATAGTGGTATTTACAGTGCAGGACGCATGCTTTACACATTAGGGATGAATGGCCAAGCGCCAAAATTCTTTGCGAAAGTATCTAATAGCGGTGTCCCTTTATTCGGAACGTTCGGCGTGATAGTCGGGTTAGCAATTGGGGTTGTTTTAAGTTATATTGCACCAGAAAATTTATTTGTGCATGTATACAGTGCGAGCGTACTTCCTGGTATGATTCCGTGGTTTGTCATTCTGATCAGTCAAATTCAATTCAGAAAAGTAAAAAAAGCTGAAATGGATAATCATCCATTCAAAATGCCTTTTGCACCTGTTACAAACTACCTGACCATCGCTTTCTTGATTATGGTATTAATAGGTATGTGGTTTAATGATGACACACGTATATCACTTATGGTTGGAATAGGTTTTCTGGCTATCGTTGTAATTAGTTATTTCGCTTTTGGAATAGGTAAGCGTGTACAAGCCGATGTTCAGACAGATCCTCAGACAGAAGATAAAGTGATTAATTTATAA
- a CDS encoding RNA polymerase alpha subunit C-terminal domain-containing protein → MTTSKKILRTCNKGHKYYKSSDCPICPICEQERKPDNGFLSLLSAPARRALENNGVTSLQQLSTYSEKEILKFHGMGPASLPKLRTALQTNGLSFKN, encoded by the coding sequence ATGACAACTTCAAAGAAAATTTTAAGGACTTGCAACAAAGGACACAAATACTATAAATCCAGCGACTGTCCGATCTGCCCTATTTGTGAGCAAGAACGGAAACCTGACAATGGATTTCTTTCACTGCTCTCGGCACCAGCCAGACGGGCATTGGAAAACAATGGGGTAACTTCATTGCAACAGCTATCAACATATAGTGAAAAAGAGATTTTGAAATTTCACGGTATGGGACCAGCTTCTTTGCCTAAACTTAGGACTGCTTTGCAGACAAATGGGTTATCATTCAAAAATTAA
- the coaA gene encoding type I pantothenate kinase yields MSSYTPYFEFNRKKWASLRNHTPLPLNEEELDDLKGINEEISIQEVEEIYLPLTRLINLYVEASQQLNTATSSFLKTNAKKVPYIIGIAGSVAVGKSTTARLLQTLLSRWDNHRNVGLVTTDGFLYSNASLEEKGLMKRKGFPESYDTQKLINLIGDVKAGKNKVEVPIYSHLTYDILSNEVQTICNPDILIVEGVNVLQVDKENQVFVSDFFDFSLYVDANVVDIERWYVERFLLLQKTAFQRPESYFHRYTNLSKENAIEQATQIWEEINLKNLHENILPTKGRANLVLKKGSDHKVENIYLRK; encoded by the coding sequence ATGAGTTCCTATACTCCCTATTTTGAATTCAATAGAAAAAAGTGGGCATCTTTACGAAACCATACTCCCCTTCCTTTAAATGAAGAAGAATTGGATGACTTAAAAGGAATAAATGAAGAAATATCTATTCAGGAAGTAGAAGAGATTTATTTGCCCTTGACTCGTTTAATTAATTTATATGTCGAAGCTTCTCAGCAACTTAACACTGCTACTTCTTCATTTCTAAAAACAAATGCTAAAAAAGTACCCTATATCATTGGAATTGCAGGGAGTGTTGCTGTAGGAAAGAGTACGACAGCAAGGTTACTTCAGACATTATTATCTAGATGGGATAATCATAGAAACGTAGGCCTGGTCACAACAGATGGTTTTTTGTATTCAAATGCCTCTTTAGAAGAAAAAGGATTGATGAAAAGAAAAGGGTTTCCTGAAAGTTATGATACTCAAAAATTAATTAATCTTATCGGTGATGTAAAAGCAGGGAAAAATAAAGTGGAAGTTCCAATTTACTCACATTTAACGTACGATATTTTGTCAAATGAAGTACAAACTATCTGTAATCCAGATATTTTAATAGTGGAAGGTGTTAATGTTCTTCAAGTTGACAAAGAAAATCAAGTATTCGTCAGTGACTTTTTTGATTTTTCACTCTATGTTGATGCAAACGTAGTTGACATAGAAAGGTGGTATGTTGAAAGGTTTCTTCTACTTCAAAAGACTGCATTTCAACGTCCCGAATCCTATTTTCATCGTTATACTAACTTGTCTAAAGAAAATGCTATTGAACAAGCGACTCAAATTTGGGAAGAAATAAATTTGAAAAATTTACATGAAAATATACTGCCGACAAAAGGACGGGCCAATCTAGTTTTAAAAAAAGGATCAGATCATAAAGTTGAAAATATCTATTTACGAAAATGA
- a CDS encoding PepSY domain-containing protein: MSKSVKLYHLSKKVHKWSGLILSVFFMFIAVTGLLLVYMIPLGVADELRTGKGGESKSIDTYGQGRVHCYVSGASKCRLG, translated from the coding sequence ATGTCGAAATCTGTAAAGTTGTATCATTTAAGCAAAAAAGTACATAAATGGTCAGGATTAATTTTATCTGTTTTTTTTATGTTCATAGCAGTCACAGGCCTCTTGCTTGTTTATATGATACCACTGGGAGTGGCTGATGAGTTAAGGACGGGAAAAGGAGGCGAGTCCAAGTCAATCGATACCTATGGACAGGGTCGTGTCCATTGCTACGTCTCAGGGGCTTCCAAATGTAGACTCGGTTGA
- a CDS encoding Glu/Leu/Phe/Val dehydrogenase dimerization domain-containing protein, whose product MHPTVTREEVERLAEAMAYKYNASESVTTGGYKAIISYDYKAPDAYEVLRRFLIAMMPYIDVGV is encoded by the coding sequence ATGCATCCAACAGTGACAAGAGAAGAAGTAGAGCGATTAGCAGAGGCAATGGCCTATAAATATAACGCTTCTGAAAGTGTCACCACCGGAGGGTATAAAGCAATCATTTCTTACGATTATAAAGCCCCGGATGCGTATGAAGTGCTAAGAAGGTTTCTGATTGCGATGATGCCATATATAGATGTAGGAGTATAA
- a CDS encoding TIGR04104 family putative zinc finger protein, whose protein sequence is MPICQHCGYKWGWIETFFKMFTFKNKLSCPSCDSSQYVSKKSRNQLSLFSFIPLLILPSIAFGVPKGYVLSFEIVAYALVLILMPFIYKLSNKDEPMW, encoded by the coding sequence ATGCCAATCTGTCAGCACTGTGGCTATAAATGGGGCTGGATAGAGACTTTTTTTAAAATGTTTACCTTTAAAAACAAGTTAAGTTGTCCATCCTGTGATTCATCCCAATACGTTTCCAAGAAATCAAGAAACCAATTAAGCTTATTTTCATTTATACCTTTACTGATTTTACCATCAATAGCATTTGGGGTACCTAAAGGTTATGTCTTATCTTTTGAAATAGTTGCTTATGCTTTGGTTCTTATTTTGATGCCATTTATATATAAGCTAAGTAACAAGGATGAACCGATGTGGTAG
- a CDS encoding Type 1 glutamine amidotransferase-like domain-containing protein produces MSLCFIGGGNPLAGELDDVMNYLSNHVEAGDKTLIIPFATEDPKIDRWFNSAKKSFGDIGMEHIKLLDYRLTNQEMQNEIKDHNVLYFTGGRPEKLMESLIAKELIQAIKGFSGLMVGVSAGALVFCRDCIITKDEDYPETQVIKGLELVDFSVEVHYDGTVDEELFPLSYNRDIYAIPNGSAIYWDKQVITPIHNVTLFRKRNKQIFGED; encoded by the coding sequence ATGAGCCTTTGTTTTATTGGGGGAGGAAACCCTTTAGCTGGGGAACTTGATGATGTAATGAATTATTTATCAAATCACGTTGAAGCAGGTGATAAAACCTTAATAATTCCTTTCGCTACGGAGGATCCAAAAATTGATAGATGGTTTAATTCTGCCAAGAAATCATTTGGGGATATAGGAATGGAGCATATTAAACTACTAGACTATCGACTCACAAATCAAGAAATGCAAAATGAAATAAAAGACCATAATGTTCTTTATTTTACTGGCGGAAGACCAGAGAAGTTAATGGAAAGTTTGATTGCAAAAGAATTGATACAAGCTATTAAAGGTTTCTCGGGCTTAATGGTGGGTGTCAGTGCTGGGGCTTTAGTTTTTTGTAGAGATTGTATCATCACAAAAGATGAAGATTATCCCGAAACACAAGTAATAAAAGGTTTAGAGTTAGTAGATTTTAGTGTAGAAGTTCACTATGATGGAACCGTTGATGAAGAATTATTCCCTTTATCATACAATAGGGATATATACGCTATTCCAAATGGTAGTGCAATATATTGGGATAAACAAGTAATTACACCTATTCACAATGTGACGCTTTTTAGAAAAAGAAATAAACAAATTTTTGGTGAAGATTAG
- a CDS encoding winged helix-turn-helix transcriptional regulator produces the protein MRETCVPTDVELKDTGFGYTLSLIGGKYKMIIMYWLSENKVMRHNELKRSIGTISFKTLSIMLKELEANDIIIRKEFPQIPPRVEYSLSERGLSLIPLLNMMCDWGEKNRLPALEDLQRQI, from the coding sequence GTGCGCGAAACCTGTGTTCCGACTGACGTGGAACTAAAAGATACTGGCTTTGGATATACGTTGTCCTTAATAGGCGGTAAATATAAAATGATCATTATGTACTGGCTTTCTGAAAATAAAGTTATGCGGCATAATGAACTGAAGCGAAGTATCGGTACCATTTCCTTTAAAACCCTAAGCATCATGTTAAAGGAGCTGGAAGCAAATGACATTATCATTCGCAAGGAGTTTCCCCAAATACCCCCAAGAGTTGAATATTCATTATCTGAACGTGGTCTTTCTCTCATTCCATTGTTAAATATGATGTGTGATTGGGGAGAGAAAAACCGTTTGCCAGCTCTGGAGGATCTACAGCGACAGATATAA
- a CDS encoding NAD(P)H-dependent oxidoreductase yields the protein MKTLVIVTHPSLETSLINKRWVEELKKYPEKYTVQELSKVYPDGNIDVEKEQKLVESHGNLVLQFPIYWFNCPPLLKKWLDDVFAYGWAYGSNGGDQLKNRKAALAVSAGIKKEDYSEEAKYRYTLEHLLSPFETTFLYCNADYRSFFAFYGTENAPSISEVDKSAQDYLTFVDNL from the coding sequence TTGAAAACGCTTGTTATCGTAACACACCCAAGTTTAGAAACATCCCTCATTAATAAGAGATGGGTGGAAGAACTTAAAAAGTATCCGGAGAAATATACTGTTCAAGAATTGTCTAAGGTTTACCCCGATGGAAACATAGACGTGGAAAAAGAACAAAAATTGGTTGAATCGCATGGTAATCTTGTTTTGCAGTTCCCTATATATTGGTTTAATTGTCCGCCTCTCCTTAAAAAATGGCTTGACGATGTTTTTGCTTATGGTTGGGCTTATGGTTCAAATGGAGGCGATCAATTAAAGAACCGGAAAGCTGCTTTAGCTGTATCTGCCGGCATTAAAAAAGAAGATTATAGTGAAGAGGCAAAATATCGCTATACACTTGAACATTTATTATCTCCTTTTGAAACTACCTTCCTATACTGCAATGCAGATTATCGTTCGTTCTTTGCGTTTTATGGCACAGAAAATGCGCCGTCTATAAGCGAAGTGGATAAAAGCGCACAAGATTATTTGACCTTTGTTGACAACCTGTAA
- a CDS encoding PadR family transcriptional regulator translates to MLAIEHSILAILSFYPSTGYDIKSEFEHKAAGLYWGMSYGSIYPKLKKFEEEGFIYPIEKDEEGRKKKLYELTPKGWEEFEDWLRLPPSYPNIRDELLMKMSTWHEDIESSILISHLLKRKETTEDLLEFVKGWPQNGVSYISNFGMLAIRQTEIQLEAELIWIEESINALEKNQLPKGQDPNGNTEKLLERRRKAIQEEKGK, encoded by the coding sequence ATGTTGGCTATTGAACATTCTATTCTTGCTATTTTGAGTTTTTATCCAAGTACCGGATACGATATTAAATCTGAGTTTGAGCATAAAGCAGCCGGCTTATATTGGGGGATGAGTTATGGAAGTATTTATCCTAAACTAAAAAAGTTTGAAGAAGAGGGTTTTATTTATCCTATCGAAAAAGATGAAGAGGGACGTAAAAAGAAACTTTATGAACTTACTCCAAAGGGGTGGGAAGAATTTGAAGATTGGCTTCGGCTTCCCCCGAGCTATCCAAATATTAGAGATGAATTATTAATGAAGATGTCCACATGGCATGAAGATATAGAAAGCTCAATATTAATCAGTCATCTTCTAAAAAGAAAAGAGACAACTGAAGATTTACTTGAATTTGTTAAAGGCTGGCCCCAGAATGGTGTTTCTTACATCAGTAATTTTGGTATGCTAGCAATTCGCCAGACCGAAATACAATTAGAAGCTGAGTTAATATGGATTGAAGAATCGATAAATGCTTTGGAAAAAAATCAACTCCCAAAAGGACAGGATCCAAATGGGAATACAGAAAAACTTCTAGAAAGGCGAAGAAAAGCAATCCAAGAAGAAAAGGGGAAATAA
- a CDS encoding MFS transporter gives MKAGIFKPVRFRTFRSLFGAQLFSDLGNWLDFIALQVSVAYNWGLNETAIAAVIIVLGLPWVIIGPFASVFVDRLPKKQIMVICLFLRILIVAGLFFAPDLYTLLIFVFLRGTVAAIYDSARQSIPLY, from the coding sequence ATGAAGGCTGGCATATTTAAGCCTGTTAGATTCCGTACATTTCGTTCACTATTTGGTGCACAGCTATTTTCAGACCTTGGTAATTGGCTTGATTTTATTGCTTTGCAGGTTAGTGTTGCTTACAATTGGGGGCTAAATGAAACAGCCATCGCGGCAGTAATCATTGTATTAGGACTACCTTGGGTCATTATAGGTCCTTTTGCAAGTGTCTTTGTTGATCGGCTTCCCAAAAAGCAAATAATGGTTATTTGTTTATTTTTAAGAATCTTGATTGTAGCAGGACTATTTTTTGCTCCTGATCTTTATACCCTTTTAATATTTGTGTTTTTGAGGGGAACAGTCGCAGCAATTTATGATTCGGCAAGACAAAGTATACCCCTTTATTAA